In Chryseobacterium sp., the genomic window GCTGGTTGTCATCATTGGCTTGGGATCTGCAGCCGGAGATCCCATGTTTAATAAAGATGTAGGGATCATTTCTTCCCTTATTGTTTTTATTGTTATCATTCTTCTGTATACAATTGTTACCTTTTTTATTGGAAAAAGCAAAAATTTCGAGAAGCTGGTTGAAGGAAAATCCGTCTGCCTGATAGAAAACGGTGAATTTTCCATCAAAAACTTTCAAAAAGAAAATTTGGGGAGCGACGAATTTTTTGCAGAACTTAGATTAAAAGGAGTTTCTCAGCTTGGACAGATTGAAATGGCTATAGAAGAAATTTCCGGCGAGATCAGTGTGTTCTTTTTTGAAGATCAATCTGTAAAACATGGACTTCCCATTATGCCTGATTCTTTAAACAATCCTTTACAATATCTTCCTGCCGAAGGATATTATTCCTGTACGTTTTGTGGACATACAGAGCATAAAAAAACAGGCAGCGCAGGACGTTGTCCAAACTGTAAAAAAGACGAATGGGTAGAATCCAGCAACAAGAGACGGGTAACTTAAAAACCTGATCTTGCTGGCAGGAAACTCCTTCTGTATGCTATTTATTTAATTATCTTCCACACATTTATTTCTCGCAGCCTTCATTCCAAAGTAAAACATCAGCACTACTGCAGTACTCAGAAAATAAAAGGACATATTCCATGAAACATCCCAATCATGCAGTTTTCCAAATACCGGTGGACCGAATGCAGCAATCAGGTAACCTACAGACTGGGCCATTCCGGAAATTTTCACAGCATTGATACTGCTTTTGGTTCTTGTAGAAAAAAACAGGATTGACAGGCTGAAAGATAGGCCATTGGAAATCCCTATGATAACGGCATTCAC contains:
- a CDS encoding DUF421 domain-containing protein, with product MLSVFLLHLDWKELLLGHEEWSFLLEIILRTMIMFLAIIIGLRILGKRGVKQLSIFELVVIIGLGSAAGDPMFNKDVGIISSLIVFIVIILLYTIVTFFIGKSKNFEKLVEGKSVCLIENGEFSIKNFQKENLGSDEFFAELRLKGVSQLGQIEMAIEEISGEISVFFFEDQSVKHGLPIMPDSLNNPLQYLPAEGYYSCTFCGHTEHKKTGSAGRCPNCKKDEWVESSNKRRVT